DNA sequence from the Cyanobium sp. WAJ14-Wanaka genome:
TTTTTGGCTGATCCGGAGTGGGATAGCCCGGCTTTTTTGGATCGCTACCGGGGGGTGTTTGCCAGCAACTACATCGCAGAGCTGTTTTGCCGGCTGGCCTTTGTGGCGGACTACGCCGACCCAACCGCCATCGAGTTACCGGCCTCGGATCCGCCCTTTGAGGTGCCGGAGTTGCTGATTCACTGCACCACGGCCCGGGGGGCCAAGCTTTGGCCCTTCAGCCATTGGCGCCAAGTGGTGGAATTTGCCACAGGGCGGGGTTGGCGGGTGGGGCTGGTGGGCAGCCCGCCGGCGGCCCAGCGGGAGGCCTACAACGCTGGGGATGGGGAGGAGGATCTGCTTGCCAGCACTGGACTGGAGGATCTGCGGGGCCGCACCAGCCTGATGGAGTTGGCCGGTGCGGCCCAGCGGGCCAGGGCGGTGATCAGCGTGGATGCTGGCCCCCTACATATTGCTGCGGCAGTGGGTACCCCGACCCTGGCGGTGGTGGGGAATGATGGCGCCGGTGTGGGGGCCAGCCCAGTGCGGTTGTGGCTGCCTCGCTGCGAAAACGTGAGTCGCACTACTGCTATGGCCAGTTGCTCGGCCTGCAGCGACAACCGCTTCCGCAACGACGACTGCCTAGTGGACGGCCATCCCTGCATGGCCTCCGTGGGACCCGAGCAGGTGATTGGGTGGCTGGAGGGGGTAATGGGGTAAGGATTGGGCTCAGCCTTATATCCATTGCAACTCCAGCAGTAGTTCACCAATACCTGCGGCACCTGGCTCAATGGTTTTCAGGGCGCTGCAGGCGTAGGAGTTACCAAACACCATATGTAGCGTCTAGGCGCGCCCAAAAAGCCTCTAGGTCGAACGATCCAAAAAACACTCCCTTCCCTCGCCGAACTCCGCGCGGCGCCCCGCACTCGCCGTACAAGCCGCGGCAGGCTCAAAGAGGTGATTCATCCGCAGAGAACTGGCGGTGCTGGGCCCCGTACCACCACCAAGGGCTGGTGCCCGAACGTCGGGTCCGGGCCGCTGTAACAACCAAGCTGTCGACCGTTGCAGGCTCTGCGCAAAACGATCTACTCATCGTCAAAGAGGGCCCGCACTTCTGGGCTGTTGAGTTTGCTTAGGACTTGCTCGAGCTGCTCTCGATGGGCTGCGGATGGTTCGAGGAGATAGGCGAGCTGGGCTCGCTGTGCTTCTGCCTCAACTCGAGCGCGTCGAAGTTGCGCAGTTTCTCGATTAGCAGCGCGTTCTCTCTCTTCAGCTGCTGTATTCGCTGCTCGTAGCCGGGATCGCGTCGCCAATTGAGCGTCGACAAAAACAACCGCCACCGAGGCAAGGATGAGCCAGAAGCCCCATTGCTGGTTGATCGGGAAGCTATGGGAGCTAGAGGGGCTGCTTGGTCCTGGGAGGTTGAGGTGGTCATAGGAGGTGAAAACAGCAATCAGGGCAACTACAAAACCACCAATCGACTGGAGCCATCCTTGGAGATCCAGGCAGATCAATGGACCTTTGAACTGCCCAGATTCTGGCGCAGACTCAACGGCTGGATCGGTCACCGCGCCAAATCAGATGCAACTCCAGCAATAGTACATCAGTACCTGCGGCGCCTTCCTCAATGGTTTTCAGAGGCCTGCGAGTGCAGGAGTTACGAAACACCATATGTAGCGTCTAGGTGCGCCCATAAAGGCCCCAGGCAGAAAAGTCCAAAACAATTCTCCCTGCCCTCGCCGTGCAGCCGGCCTCCAAGCCGCGCGCCGCACCCCGCTCGATGGCGCCCACAAGCCGCAGTAGGCATTTAGTAGTCGGCCGAAACCCAGCAGCTAGAAAAGCCCCATGACATATTCAGAGAGGAAATGCTTTCTCGAACAAGACCCTCACGCCATTAAGGGAGCCCGTGGAGACTCAAGCAGCTGGGGGCTTAGAAAGTAACCACGCTGGCAGAGGGTTTTTGCAGGATTGCATAAATACCATTATTGCCAAACTGCTTGTATCCGGGATAGATGCCTTCGAGCGCAGATTGTATTTCAGGAGATGGGTTTCGCGGAAAAGTGATTTGATATTCCTCAATTAGAAATCCTGAGGCTTCAAAGACAACCCAATAATCTTCGCTGAAGTAACGATTGATGTGATTGCTGTTGTAGGTGTTGTAAATTACTTCCTCCGCGAACTCGCGGTCGAAACGGCTGGCGATATCAGTGAATGTCGCAGCGCGAGACTGGAGCAAGTGCCCCCAGGGCTGAAAAATGTAACTTGAGTCAGGCAGCTGAGTGTCGAAGCGCTCGGGGATGCCAATGGGCAGATGGTGGCCATCAAAGGCACTCCAGATTGGCGAGTGCATGGTAAATAGCTTGCCACCTGGCTTTAGGTACTGGAGCATTTTTTCAATAGCCAGTGGCAGCCTGTTTATGTGCTCAAAACAAGCGATGGTGAAAATCAAGTCATATTGATTTAGATGCTCGTCGCCAAGATCTTCCGCATTGCAGTAAAAGTGGCGATAGCGGTGGCCAAGATCAATGAGTTTCTGTTGCTCCTTGTGGTTTCGGTGAAATTGATTGGCTTCACCAAGCTCTATGTCATAGGAGGGCGCTTCAACTGCGCTCCAGCTATTGCATTCTAGATGTTCAATCACCAATGAGGCCGGCAGGGCACCTCCGATTTCAAGAACGTCGAGATCTTTTAAGGAGATTTTTTTTGAGCACACATCTAGGTAGGGGATGTGATAGCTGAGCTGGAAGTTATCGCGAAGATATTGCTCTTGTTGTTGCGTAAGATTCAGGGGGGGCATTACAGGCTCGCTTTACTATTTTGATTTTAATGATGAATCTAGGGCAAGGGCCGCTCATCTTTGGCTGTGTGCTTACCAGCCCCACCCACCCTCAGGGCGCCAACGCCGCCTTGAGCAGATCCTTGAGCTCCCAGTAGGGCGGCGGCGCCACCGGGATTGCCCGCAGGCGCTCGGGCTCGGCCAGCAGCCTTGCCACCAAGGCCTCCAGCTCCTCGAGCGTCGACGCCCAGAACACATCGGGCCGTTCGGCCAGATGGCGGTGTTCGCCCACTAGGGCTGGATCGCCGAATACCACCTGGGGTACGCCGGCGGCAATCACCTCAAAGAAGCGATGGTTAAGGTCGTGGTTGAGGGGCACGTTGAGCACCAGGGCGTGCTGGGCGTAGAGCGCGGCTGCTTCCTCTGCGCTGGAGGTGGTGGCATGGCGGAAGGGGATGCGCCCCCGCGCTTGTAGGGCGAGCACGAGCTCCCGCCGGCGGGGGTGGTGGGGCCCCAGGCTGCCCACATGCAATAACTCCTGCCGCGGCTGCGCCGCGGGCACTGCTACCGGGTAGCGAAAAAAGGTGGGTGGCAGACAGCGCACCGGCACCCGCAGCCGCTGGCGCACCTCAGCCAGCAGGGCCGGGTTGAAGGTGAGCAGCACCGCGTCGTGGGGTTCGGCATCGAGGTAGGCGGAGAGCACATCGACGGGTCGTTCCCCATGGTG
Encoded proteins:
- a CDS encoding glycosyltransferase family 9 protein, encoding MAGMQRYGGEELGEAPHIVVLGSCKVGNFVVSTPVLRGLKARFPKAVLGFVGSELTADFEAALDAIDWRLSWDDPAPGAGLRLQQELAQLQQRHGPVQLAVNLDGFNPVTCSLVPWLNPCFVAGGSLTANLRRQLPWGELPQQHFLADPEWDSPAFLDRYRGVFASNYIAELFCRLAFVADYADPTAIELPASDPPFEVPELLIHCTTARGAKLWPFSHWRQVVEFATGRGWRVGLVGSPPAAQREAYNAGDGEEDLLASTGLEDLRGRTSLMELAGAAQRARAVISVDAGPLHIAAAVGTPTLAVVGNDGAGVGASPVRLWLPRCENVSRTTAMASCSACSDNRFRNDDCLVDGHPCMASVGPEQVIGWLEGVMG
- a CDS encoding methyltransferase domain-containing protein, producing MPPLNLTQQQEQYLRDNFQLSYHIPYLDVCSKKISLKDLDVLEIGGALPASLVIEHLECNSWSAVEAPSYDIELGEANQFHRNHKEQQKLIDLGHRYRHFYCNAEDLGDEHLNQYDLIFTIACFEHINRLPLAIEKMLQYLKPGGKLFTMHSPIWSAFDGHHLPIGIPERFDTQLPDSSYIFQPWGHLLQSRAATFTDIASRFDREFAEEVIYNTYNSNHINRYFSEDYWVVFEASGFLIEEYQITFPRNPSPEIQSALEGIYPGYKQFGNNGIYAILQKPSASVVTF
- a CDS encoding glycosyltransferase, giving the protein MAPSTVLFHYGTFQVLWQRPDLLQAGLALADGSNSLAVKSADTEAVQQAFQRRGLTAACPLIHYTDPFLLRSQPLRGLRQWQGPKLLVCGDLHHGERPVDVLSAYLDAEPHDAVLLTFNPALLAEVRQRLRVPVRCLPPTFFRYPVAVPAAQPRQELLHVGSLGPHHPRRRELVLALQARGRIPFRHATTSSAEEAAALYAQHALVLNVPLNHDLNHRFFEVIAAGVPQVVFGDPALVGEHRHLAERPDVFWASTLEELEALVARLLAEPERLRAIPVAPPPYWELKDLLKAALAP